In Kwoniella bestiolae CBS 10118 chromosome 3, complete sequence, the genomic stretch TCTTCGACAACTGCCCTCGCGAAAGGAAAATCAGCTGAAAACTTCACTATGGCTCAGGCTAGAGACGTGACCGCAGAAGCCAGCTTACCATCTCTCAAGATGTTCACAGCTGATTCAGAGTTATATTCGACTTTACCGTATCTAAGGAGTTTTCCCTTATCAGCTCGACTATCCTCAGCTATAGATATTCCGAAATCTGATCAGCTAACCCACAAGATAGGTACCCTCAGAACAGTGACCTGCgctcccttctccctctcggCCAGAACAGCTTTCTCGCCATCCAATTTCTGCCGACCATACATCTGTAAAGGGTCAGGTTGAGCATCTACCTCGTATGGGGGACTGTTGTGTGATCAAACCACGTCAGCTTAGCCCCGTTTCGATTCGCTTCAAGGCAGGAAAGCAGAGATTGAAGCTCACTTTCTACCGTTGAAGACGTAGTCCGTTGAGATGTAGATTAAGAGGAACTTTCGTTGGTTGGCTAGGGCTGCTAGATGTGCGGGTACTTCTGCGTTGATCTGCGATTTCAATTCGTGTCAGTCGGGTACTCTAGCGAATCAAAGAGCTACAAGTGGTGATAAACTGACTTTAGCCGCTTTCTCTGGATCCTGAATGTGGCTCTATCAGCTTCCTGGTTGGCGTTCACAGAGCATGTTCAGCTAAAGATGTACTTACAGCTTCAGCTACATCAGGTCTTCTTTCCGCTGCGCCTGTATTCCCACCATGTCAGCTATTGCGTCAAAGTCCCGGAAGTGTAACAGTTGACATACAATGAACGACAACTGCGATATCATCAAAATCAGCTATTGGCTCTACAAATGATCGAGTCGGTAGGTTCAGCTCACCGTCGATGGTAGGATGAGTCTGGAAGAAACCATTCACAGCTTCCTTATCCATCAAGTCGAGTTTGGTATAGGTCGCATCCTTCTTGGCTCGGGAATTGGCGAGCTTGATCACTAGATGGCGAAAttatcatcagcttcataATCAGGTGTAACGGACTGTGTAGCTAATTGTACTTGGGTTAGACGTttgacccaccttcatccccttgAGATTGGAAATGCGAAACCACCGCTCGACCAAGTAAACCCGATGCGCCTGATAATGGTTCAGATGTGCGTCAGCTAATCCGAGGACATGAAGAGATGGTAAGCTGAGCTTACCTGTGACTACGATTGATTTCTTCATTCTATCTGATACTATGATTATGATGGCAATAACTATATCAGagcgagaaagagaaagaggcTAGACCAAACATTATCACTTCACAGTAATCACAATCATTAATCATTAAATGTTGTGATCCCCTCCCACAACATTCTCGATGAACACACAGGTCAACGCACTCCTCTTTTCCGTTGGAACTCGTGGTGAGTAAAGCGGACATCACCGACCGGCACAAACTATAGAAATCAAGATCCGGCCGAGTCGGACATGCGCGAGAAAGAGCAAATATAGAAAGTGAAAGGTGAaaagatgggagatgacTGTGAATGATTTTCAAGCAACACCGGACTTATTGgctttgttcatcttcatgCTCATTCTCATTTGACATACATATAGACTTTCCTCTATTGTACATAGTACCCACGTACCACACTATAATATATCCACATATCTAGCTGTGAATACCTCTGTAAGAAAATTCTTCCAAAAACGCGAAAACACGAACTCAAGCCTCCGACTATACCGGATCTCACGCTTTAGCAATGAGCACACCAACATCGAAACACCTAGACGAAGAGGTAGATACCAAAATACAGCAGAGAAGTTCAACAAATGTTGACAACCTACCGACACTCCCCCAGgatccctctccttcagcaCAGCATAGCAACTCACCGGAAGTATCACACAAACCCCCTCCAACTAATAACGATGTCGACCTATCACAAACACTATCAAGAGTAGCAATCGATGATTCCgatctacctcctccaacttccaAGGCCCTCTCCCCAGCGAGGTTATTCCTAGTAGCAGCGACAGTCACATTCACGATGTGTATGTCAGCTGCGGGCTCACAAACGCTCAATATCGGTCTACCAACCATTCAAGATGATTTACACATGATTGACTCGGACCTCCAGTGGATCGCTTCTGCCTATTCACTTACGAACGGATGTTTCCTCCTACTCAGTGGTAGATTGGCAGATGTACATGGGAGGAAGCTGGTGTTTGTTACTGGGATATTGTGGTTTGCGCTCTGGACGTTGATTGGGGGTTTTATGAAGAATGGGGCGGGGTTGGTGGTTACTAGGGCTTTGGCGGGTTGTGGGGCTGCTATGAGGTAAGTTTATCCCGTTCCTTATCCTTGAGGTTGGATAAGCTATTCTGaatgaaggagaaagacgatTGGCTGACTGGAAGTATGGTATAATAGCACACCAAGTGCAGTGGGGATCATAGCGGAGAACTTCACGGGTAAAGCCAGATCAACGGCTTTTGCATGTTTCTCTGCTGGAGCGCCCGTAGGAGGAGCGATCGGGTTGATCATTGGTGGTCTGTTCGTGTCATATGTAAAGTGAGCTGTCTCACCATCGCGATTTGCCGTCAGGGTGGTTCGCAGCTGACCTGTGTTTTGCAACTTGCAGAAACACCTGGAGAGGAGCGTTGTTCTTGCTTGCAGGATTAGCTTTCCTCATTTCTGCTATCGCATTATTCATCATACCGTCTGATGTACCACATTCAGAGGACAAGAGGATAGATTGGATAGGTGCTGCATTAGTCACTGTCGGTTTGATCTTACTTCAATTCACCATTAGTGCTGGACAAACCGCTCCGAATGGCTGGAAGACCGGATGTAAGTGATTTTGTGATCTGTATTCCTCAATCGGATGTAGGTTGACCTTCATTGGGGAATTATAGATATCATCgccctcctcatcatcggcttcttcttggttgtagctttcttcctctgggaAAGACATGTCATCAACAAGACTTCAAGACCGCCTCTTATGAGATTACAGTTATGGACCAGAGCGAAAGGTAGATTGGCTTCGGTGTATTTTATCGGTTTCGTTGCTTGGATGGGTTTTACTGTGAGTCTACCGCTTCTGTCTCTGGTCTGAATGCTTCAGATGGGTGCTGATTCATCTATGTATAATGGCAAGTCTCTGTTCTACCACGCAACATTGTATTTCCAGGAAGTGCAGGAGACAGGTCCAATCGGAGCGATGCTTCGTTTCTTACCCACATCCGTATCTGGAATCTTGTGTAATGTTGTTGTCGCGTTCCTGATCAGTGTGGTACCTACCCAATGGCTGGTATGTGTAGGACTAATAGCTactgggtgagtgatgagaCTTACTTATAACTACAATCGAAACGGAACTCTTCCGAGTACCGACCCGGCACTAACATTTGGTTTTTTCTGTAGCATGGGTAACGTATGTTTCGCCTTATCATGGGAAAACACCAATTACTGGAGATTACCATTCAACGGCATGTGGCTATCAGTCATGGGAGCAGACTTGTACGTATCACCAACAGGCCTCGACCAAGATGGTAGATGCTGATTTCAGCCGTCCCTCGTTCCCGTCCAGCTTGATGGCAACCGGTCTGATATTCGTAGCAGCCCTTTCACTCCCCGACGAACACTCCGTAGCAGGAGCATTGTTCCAAACGCTCATCCAACTTGGTGGATCGTTCGGTCTGGCAGTAACATCTGTAATATCGGATGTCCAATATAACAAAGCTGCTAAGACAGGATTGAAGACGCATAAGGAATCGTTATTGGAGGGATATCACGCTGCGTTCTGGTTAGGGGCAGCTACGAGCTTTTTGGCGTTGTTTATTGCTATTATTGCtttgagggggatggggaCTATAGGAAAGGGTGTGAAGAGGAGTAAAGACAAGGTGGGGGATGGACAGATACCGATGCAGGATGGGGGTAAGATTGAGGGAAATGGGGTAGAAAATAAGGTATAAATTTGTGCGTGCTTGGTGCTTGCCTTGGTGTGAGGTTGATACATATAATTAGTAATTCTGCATATGCATATCAGTGTCAGTAATGTAAGATTAGTACCTCATCCTATCAAAGATGGATCGCACACGAGTATGTATGTGATCGAGTCGAGTGCCCCATGTGGGGTATTACCCGTACCCGCATGGTACCACCTAGCGCTTAACGTACCTCTCTCCACAAGATTTGTCTGAACAGATTATTAGGTGATTTTACGCGCATCTGACTTATATCGACAACAATATGAAAGTTCAAGTCGCTCTCGAGGTAGTCTTCCTACTGCCTCTCGTACACAATCATATCTTGTAaatatacatacatacatatacgCTTTTATATCGTGGTTACTCACCTAAGATATTCAGCTTAGTCCCAACGACAACGACGATCGTTCAGAGTCCTTTAGACTGTTTCTGTGCGTCGGCTAAATCCGAGCAAGAGTAAAATCTAATTTACTGTacgaggacgaagagtaAGATCGTCTGTCGGCCCAGATGAGAAGCGACACTACCCATTATGGAGATATGACCACCGGCTCTACGAGTACTCTCAGCCCCGCAGCAAGATCGGGTCAGAACGTGCCAGGACAAAATGTGATGGCCACCACTTCGCAGGAGGTGAAAAGGACCCCTTCCAATCCGATAACTGACCGACCCCTCATCGCAAGAcaaccctccatctcctccatcaaaGATAAAGATATTTCAACAATACCTCTCCCGGTCGACGAGGCCCCACCTCAAGATGGAACTACAACCGCCGATGAGGAGGTCCCGAAACTATCCAAGAGTCGACAAATCGTTATAGCCATCACCCTGACGTTGTTGAGTATGATGACTGTCTCGGGGATGCAGGCATTGAATATTGGGATACCGACCATCCAGAAGGACTTGGGTATGAAAGATACGGATTTGCCTTGGATAGCTAGTGCGTATGCTTTGACTaatggatggtgagttcagtTCTCTTTCAAactctcccctctttccaTCTTGACTGGAACCATGTGTGCACTTCTGGGCATGGTTTGGCTATATCGTGGATTATCAGCTGTTTGCTGATCTTGGGATCTTGGATATCAGCCTGCTACTTCTCAGTGGGAGATTGGCCGATGTATATGGACGTAAGCTGTTACTTTCCACGGGGATGTTATGGTACTCCCTCTGGACCCTTGTGGGCGGGTTCATGCagaatgggattgggatggtggTATCGA encodes the following:
- a CDS encoding dTDP-4-dehydrorhamnose reductase; its protein translation is MKKSIVVTGASGLLGRAVVSHFQSQGDEVIKLANSRAKKDATYTKLDLMDKEAVNGFFQTHPTIDVVVHCAAERRPDVAEADPEKAAKINAEVPAHLAALANQRKFLLIYISTDYVFNGRNPPYEVDAQPDPLQMYGRQKLDGEKAVLAEREKGAQVTVLRVPILYGKVEYNSESAVNILRDVVEDQSGKKYKMDAYQVRFPTNVEDVARVLYDLTHLDKPLPSILHYSTPSPPLTKYDMTQTIAQHLNLPIDHIIKDTSKPGPDATPRPENTQLSTKALAELGVDVGEKKSFGDWWGDYVAEGK